A region of the Neomicrococcus lactis genome:
GTCAAGGCCGGATATGGCGTTGGCGGAAGCAAGTCCAAGGGCCACCACTAAGCGTGACGGTTCTAGAAAGCATCATCGACGGCGTTCGCGAGGATCTCGAGGAGCGCCGTCGCTCTGTAAGTGAGGCCGAAATCAAGGACCGCGCGCTCACCGCGTCGCCCGCCCTCGACGCCTTTGCCGCACTCGGTGGAACGCCTGATGGCGAAGGCCGCGACGGTGCCGTGCGCATCATTTCGGAAGTGAAGCGGAAGTCCCCGTCTAAGGGTGCTCTTGCGGATATTCCGGAGCCTGCCTCGCTCGCGAAAATGTACGAAAACGGCGGCGCTTCCGTAATCTCTGTGCTCACGGAAGAACGTCGCTTCGGCGGTAGCTTGGCTGATCTGGACGCCGTCCGTGAAGCTGTCAGCATTCCTGTGCTTCGCAAAGACTTCATGGTGGAGCCGTACCAGTTCTTCGAAGCCCGAGCACATGGCGCGGATCTCGTATTGCTGATTGTGGCCGCTCTGGATGATCAGAAGCTCGCAGAATTTTTGGCGTTGACGCACGAGCTTGGCATGAACGCTCTTGTGGAAACCCACACTGCTGAAGAAATTGAGCGCGCCGTTGCGGTTGGCTCCAAGATCATTGGTGTCAACACGCGAAATCTCAAGACTCTCGACGTAGACACCGCAACGTTCGGAAAGCTCAAGGACCTCATTCCTGCAGACCGCGTGATCGTTGCCGAGTCTGGCGTGCAGGAAATTTCCGATGTGGAAATGTACGGCGCCCGTGGTGCCGATGCGATCCTCGTTGGCGAGGCGCTCGTCAAGAGCGGCGATCCTGAAGCGACCGTCCGCGCGTATCGAGCAGCGGCAACTGCAGCGCGAGCATCTGCCAAAAGCGCGACCGGCGTTTCCGGTCAATCGACGCAATGATGCGTCACACCGAGTATTCAGTTTGATCAGAAATTGTCAGGATGACCTCATGAGTGAAAACACCACCCCAACTTCACAAGGCGAGGACTCTGCTGCGGAGGACTTCCTAGCAGGGCGTCGTAGCCTGCGAGATGCGCCAGGTCCGTACTTCGGTGCTTATGGTGGCCGTTGGATGCCAGAGTCTCTGATTGCCGCTCTTGACCAGCTGGAAGACACCTTCGAGAAGGCCAAGGCTGATCCGGAGTTCTTGGCTGAAGTTGCTGACTTGAACCGCAACTACGCCAACCGTCCTTCACTGTTGACGGAAGCGAAGCGTTTCTCTGAACTCGCCGGTGGCGTCCGCATCTTCTTGAAGCGTGAAGACCTCAACCACACGGGATCCCACAAGATCAACAACGTGCTGGGACAGGCTTTGCTCGCCAAGCGCATGGGCAAGACTCGTCTGATCGCTGAGACCGGCGCCGGACAGCACGGTGTGGCCTCCGCTACCGCAGCAGCTCTCATGGGTATGGAGTGCGTGGTCTACATGGGCGCGGAAGATACCCGCCGTCAGGCCCTCAACGTGGCTCGCATGGAGCTTCTCGGCGCAACCGTCGTTCCCGTGACTGCAGGCTCGCAGACGCTCAAGGACGCGATCAACGAAGCATTGCGCGACTGGGTGACCAACGTGGACACCACTCACTACCTCTTGGGCACCGCCGCTGGCGCACACCCATTCCCAGCATTGGTCCGTTACTTCCACCAAGTCATCGGTGACGAAGCACGCGAGCAGATCCTGGCTCAGACCGGACGTTTGCCGAACGCTGTTGGCGCATGCATCGGTGGCGGCTCCAACGCCATTGGCATCTTCCACGGTTTCTTGGATGACCCATCCGTTGAGCTGTACGGCTTTGAAGCCGGTGGCGACGGCGTGGAGACCGGCCGTCACGCTGCCACCATCAACTTGGGACGCCCTGGTGTTCTTCACGGCGCGCGTTCTTACCTCATGCAGGACGAGGACGGACAGACCATCGAGTCGCACTCGATTTCCGCCGGCTTGGACTACCCAGGTGTAGGACCAGAGCACTCATACCTTTCCGACCTCGGCCGTGCCGTCTATGAGCCTGTGACTGACACCGAAGCGATGGACGCATTCCGTCTCTTGTGCCGTACAGAAGGCATCATCCCGGCTATCGAGTCCTCTCACGCTCTGGCTGGTGCCTTGCGTTTGGCAAAGCGATGGGTTGCGGAAGGCCGTACGCCTGAAGAGCAAATCATTGTGGTGAACCTGTCGGGTCGTGGTGACAAGGACGTGGCTACGGCTGCTGAATGGTTTGGCCTGCTGGACGAAAAGGCAGCCGCCGCTGCCGCAGAAGGTGAGGTCAAGTAATGACTGAGGCAACCAACCAACAGCTTCCAACCGTGCGCTCTGCAGCTCAGGCAATCGAGAAGGCACGCAGTGAGGGACGCCCCGCGCTCATTTGTTACTTGCCCGCGGGATACCCCAACACGCAAGCGACCATTGATGCTGCCGTGGCAATGGCCAAGAACGGCGCCGATGTCATTGAAATCGGCATTCCATACTCTGACCCCGTCATGGACGGCGAAGTCATCCAGGCAGCCACCGTTGAGTCTTTGGCCAACGGCTTCCGGGTCCCAGAGATCTTCGACATCGTGCGTGCCGTGACGGAACAGTGCGATGCGGCTGTGGAAGTCATGACCTACTGGAACC
Encoded here:
- the trpC gene encoding indole-3-glycerol phosphate synthase TrpC; amino-acid sequence: MTVLESIIDGVREDLEERRRSVSEAEIKDRALTASPALDAFAALGGTPDGEGRDGAVRIISEVKRKSPSKGALADIPEPASLAKMYENGGASVISVLTEERRFGGSLADLDAVREAVSIPVLRKDFMVEPYQFFEARAHGADLVLLIVAALDDQKLAEFLALTHELGMNALVETHTAEEIERAVAVGSKIIGVNTRNLKTLDVDTATFGKLKDLIPADRVIVAESGVQEISDVEMYGARGADAILVGEALVKSGDPEATVRAYRAAATAARASAKSATGVSGQSTQ
- the trpB gene encoding tryptophan synthase subunit beta, with amino-acid sequence MSENTTPTSQGEDSAAEDFLAGRRSLRDAPGPYFGAYGGRWMPESLIAALDQLEDTFEKAKADPEFLAEVADLNRNYANRPSLLTEAKRFSELAGGVRIFLKREDLNHTGSHKINNVLGQALLAKRMGKTRLIAETGAGQHGVASATAAALMGMECVVYMGAEDTRRQALNVARMELLGATVVPVTAGSQTLKDAINEALRDWVTNVDTTHYLLGTAAGAHPFPALVRYFHQVIGDEAREQILAQTGRLPNAVGACIGGGSNAIGIFHGFLDDPSVELYGFEAGGDGVETGRHAATINLGRPGVLHGARSYLMQDEDGQTIESHSISAGLDYPGVGPEHSYLSDLGRAVYEPVTDTEAMDAFRLLCRTEGIIPAIESSHALAGALRLAKRWVAEGRTPEEQIIVVNLSGRGDKDVATAAEWFGLLDEKAAAAAAEGEVK